In Candidatus Edwardsbacteria bacterium, the following are encoded in one genomic region:
- a CDS encoding prolyl oligopeptidase family serine peptidase, which yields MLGLHQAFCQQAYQKPPKAVLDVLNAPLSPTVFIDPTARKLLLAQPSLYPSIADMAEPILKLAGVRVNPRTNMERSYIFYWESLTLKDIATGKETSIKLPPVVKRIDGIKWNASGNLVAFINESDSGVELWVLDAATCQAKKIEDIRINPLLDNYLKWMPDQQSLLVKTIPQNRGLPPKAESVPPGPKIMESAGSATASSTYEARDVLKTPGDADLFDYYATSQLAIVRLPSGKVEIIGQPAIYDEVEPSPDGRYLLVNWIHRPYSYQRSYERFPQEVEVWSADGKMIEHLASQPLAEQVPIDGEITGPREHAWRPTADAKVIWAEALDGGDPENKVPHRDCLMQKTIGQPSAELCRIENRYYKMRWIQQSGKVLVWEYDRDRKWFKVYMHDVDDAAQAPRLVWDMSIHERYQKPGDPVTMIMPNGVNVVRRQGDWLFLSGQGSSPEGDRPFLDRIDLNTLKTERLFRSDKNCYETYYAWIDPEKGTFITRRESSADPPNYFKRRLDKKPLTKSIPGEASWRSSSRVITRFPDPAPILRQIKKQIVTYEREDGLPLSFTLYLPPGYKKGTRLPTLLWAYPSDLAQKEVAGQLEGSSQRFTTIRGTSELFFLLGGYAVLDDASMPVVGPPGTAYDGFVEQIAANAKAAVAKAVEMGVTDPNRVGVAGHSHGALMTANLLAYTDIFRAGIARSGAYNHTLRPFGYQNEKRTLWQAKDTYIKNSPVLQADKINEPLLIIHGEIDANPGTVPLQSEKLYDAVRGAGGTARLVMLPYENHGYIARESVEHVLYEMLSWFDRYVKNAPAR from the coding sequence TTGCTCGGTCTGCACCAGGCCTTCTGCCAGCAGGCATACCAAAAACCGCCCAAAGCAGTGCTGGACGTTCTTAACGCCCCGCTCTCGCCGACCGTGTTCATAGATCCAACGGCCAGAAAGCTGCTGCTGGCCCAGCCGTCGCTGTATCCTTCTATCGCCGATATGGCCGAGCCGATCCTCAAACTGGCCGGGGTCCGGGTGAACCCCCGCACCAATATGGAGCGGAGCTATATCTTTTACTGGGAGAGTCTGACCCTCAAGGATATTGCCACCGGCAAGGAAACCTCCATAAAACTGCCGCCCGTGGTCAAGAGGATAGACGGCATCAAATGGAATGCTTCGGGCAACTTAGTTGCTTTTATCAACGAAAGCGACAGCGGGGTGGAGCTGTGGGTGCTGGATGCGGCCACCTGCCAGGCGAAGAAGATCGAAGATATAAGGATAAATCCCCTGCTGGATAATTACCTGAAATGGATGCCGGACCAGCAGAGCCTGCTGGTCAAGACCATTCCACAGAATAGAGGGTTGCCGCCTAAAGCTGAATCGGTTCCTCCGGGGCCCAAGATCATGGAAAGTGCCGGTTCGGCAACAGCCAGCAGCACCTACGAAGCCAGGGACGTGCTGAAAACTCCGGGAGACGCCGATCTTTTCGATTATTACGCCACCTCGCAATTGGCGATTGTCAGACTGCCTTCAGGCAAGGTCGAGATTATTGGCCAGCCGGCTATCTATGATGAGGTGGAGCCTTCGCCGGATGGTCGTTACTTGTTGGTCAATTGGATCCACCGGCCATATTCCTATCAGCGTTCCTATGAACGCTTTCCCCAGGAGGTGGAGGTGTGGTCAGCCGACGGGAAAATGATAGAACATCTGGCCAGTCAGCCCCTGGCCGAGCAAGTGCCAATCGATGGCGAGATAACCGGACCCCGGGAACATGCCTGGCGGCCTACCGCCGATGCCAAGGTGATCTGGGCCGAGGCATTGGACGGCGGAGATCCGGAGAACAAGGTGCCCCACCGCGACTGCCTGATGCAAAAAACTATCGGGCAGCCTTCTGCGGAATTGTGCCGGATCGAGAACCGCTATTACAAAATGCGCTGGATACAGCAAAGCGGAAAAGTATTGGTCTGGGAGTATGACCGTGACCGCAAATGGTTCAAGGTATATATGCACGATGTCGATGATGCCGCGCAGGCCCCGCGCCTGGTGTGGGACATGAGCATCCACGAACGATACCAAAAGCCCGGCGATCCGGTGACGATGATAATGCCCAACGGCGTTAACGTGGTCCGGCGGCAGGGGGATTGGCTATTCTTAAGCGGGCAGGGTAGCTCTCCGGAGGGAGACCGGCCGTTCCTGGACCGGATAGATCTGAATACCCTTAAAACTGAAAGGCTCTTCCGGTCCGACAAGAATTGCTACGAGACCTACTACGCCTGGATCGATCCTGAAAAAGGAACCTTCATCACCCGGCGGGAGTCTTCCGCCGACCCGCCGAATTATTTTAAGCGAAGACTGGATAAAAAGCCTCTGACAAAATCTATCCCGGGCGAGGCTTCCTGGAGATCTTCGTCCCGGGTCATAACTAGATTTCCCGATCCAGCCCCGATATTGCGCCAGATCAAAAAGCAAATTGTCACTTACGAAAGAGAAGACGGCCTACCCCTGTCTTTCACCCTTTACCTGCCGCCGGGATACAAAAAGGGGACCCGTCTGCCGACTCTGCTGTGGGCCTATCCCAGCGATCTGGCCCAAAAAGAGGTGGCCGGGCAGTTGGAGGGAAGCTCTCAGAGGTTCACCACCATCAGGGGGACCTCGGAGCTGTTCTTTCTGTTGGGCGGCTATGCCGTGCTGGATGATGCCTCAATGCCGGTGGTCGGCCCGCCGGGCACCGCCTATGATGGTTTTGTCGAACAGATAGCGGCCAATGCCAAAGCGGCGGTGGCTAAGGCCGTGGAGATGGGCGTGACAGATCCAAACAGAGTGGGGGTGGCCGGGCACAGCCACGGCGCACTGATGACCGCCAATCTGCTGGCCTATACCGATATCTTCCGGGCCGGAATTGCCCGAAGCGGGGCCTATAACCACACTCTGCGGCCTTTCGGCTATCAGAACGAGAAGCGGACCCTGTGGCAGGCCAAGGATACTTATATCAAAAATTCCCCGGTGCTTCAGGCCGATAAGATCAACGAGCCGCTGCTGATCATCCACGGCGAGATCGACGCCAACCCCGGAACGGTGCCCCTGCAGTCGGAAAAACTTTACGACGCCGTCCGGGGAGCGGGCGGCACCGCCCGGCTGGTGATGCTGCCATATGAGAACCATGGTTACATCGCCCGGGAATCGGTGGAACATGTGTTGTACGAAATGCTGTCGTGGTTCGACAGGTATGTTAAGAATGCTCCGGCGAGATAG
- a CDS encoding DTW domain-containing protein: protein MRQKLNQRLRCPDCRMHLELCVCHLSPRLDLETRVEVVIHYADIRKMSNSGRLVALALKNSAVHIRGIKDKPVKAALEKKYKTDLVLFPGHGSVELNETFLSTITRPLRLLIPDGSWNQASSMVKREPLMKNAVKVHLPAGIQAKYRIRAQEDPFKLCTFEAIIRALGVIEGSQAEEKLDDFFRVWIYRSLYIKGRIAKADMPEGMLPL, encoded by the coding sequence ATGAGACAGAAGCTTAATCAAAGATTGCGCTGTCCGGACTGCCGGATGCACCTTGAACTGTGCGTCTGCCATCTTTCTCCCCGCCTGGATCTGGAGACCAGGGTGGAGGTGGTGATCCATTATGCCGATATCCGCAAGATGAGCAACAGCGGAAGGCTGGTCGCACTGGCCCTTAAAAACAGTGCCGTTCACATCCGGGGCATAAAGGACAAACCGGTGAAAGCTGCTCTGGAGAAAAAGTATAAGACCGATCTGGTGCTTTTCCCGGGCCACGGTTCGGTGGAGTTGAATGAGACATTTTTATCCACAATAACCCGACCCTTAAGGTTGTTGATACCGGATGGCAGCTGGAACCAGGCCTCCAGCATGGTCAAGCGCGAACCGCTGATGAAGAATGCCGTCAAGGTGCATCTTCCGGCCGGCATCCAGGCAAAATACCGGATCCGCGCCCAGGAGGATCCTTTTAAGTTATGCACTTTCGAGGCCATCATCCGGGCTCTGGGGGTGATAGAGGGGAGCCAGGCCGAGGAGAAGCTGGACGATTTCTTCCGGGTGTGGATCTACCGCAGCCTTTATATCAAGGGGCGGATAGCCAAGGCCGACATGCCGGAGGGGATGCTGCCTTTGTAA
- the topA gene encoding type I DNA topoisomerase, translated as MSKNLVIVESPAKAKTIKKYLGKDFEVLSSMGHVIDLPASKLGVDIKDDFKPQYVTIKGKTKTLSQIKKSANAAEKVYLACDPDREGEAIAWHISGQVKDAKKKVHRVMFYEITKDSITKGISHPGKIDMNRVEAQQARRILDRLVGYQVSPFLWTTVRRGLSAGRVQTVALRLICEREDEITAFKPQEYWSLAARLEGKSKSPFEASLLKIDGKKAVIKDGKTSQAIVNELNKAQFAISTIDEKDRKRSTYPPFITSTLQQAAARAYGYSAKKTMMLAQQLYEGVDLGEEGAVGLITYMRTDAVRLATEAVTAARELIAKKYGPEYLPPEANHYKSRKGAQEGHEAIRPTMADHTPESVKNFLNIDQFKLYGLIWSRFIACQMTPAVYSTKAVDITAGKYLFRATGSTMKFAGFLAAYGVQEDDSGEYADSKMLPELTPDEALKLLELLPKQHFTEPPARYNEASLIKTLEAQGIGRPSTYASIISTLLDRKYVDREQKQLKPTELGQVVSKILVEKFPHIFQVQFTADMENELDKIEQGKLDRIQVLKDFYEPFSRDLNSAESSKEEIKKSLVEQTDIKCPNCQSPMVIKWGRFGRFYACSNYPECKTTKPLEEEEEQQKAAEGVVCDKCGGPMVLKRGRFGKFLACSNYPQCKSIKPISTGVPCPEPGCDGHLTERKTKKGKAFFSCSKYPECKYAVWNKPLPQKCENCGFGHLVEKYTKQRGAFPACPKCKWEPEVKEEKK; from the coding sequence ATGTCAAAGAACCTGGTTATCGTGGAATCTCCGGCCAAGGCCAAGACCATCAAAAAATACCTGGGTAAGGATTTTGAGGTGCTTTCGTCCATGGGGCATGTGATAGACCTGCCGGCCAGCAAGCTGGGGGTGGACATCAAGGACGACTTCAAGCCCCAGTATGTGACCATCAAGGGCAAGACCAAGACCCTGTCCCAGATCAAGAAGAGCGCCAACGCCGCCGAAAAGGTCTACCTGGCCTGCGACCCCGACCGCGAGGGGGAGGCCATCGCCTGGCACATCTCCGGTCAGGTCAAGGACGCCAAGAAGAAGGTCCACCGGGTGATGTTCTACGAGATCACCAAGGACAGCATCACCAAGGGTATCTCCCATCCCGGCAAGATTGACATGAACCGGGTGGAGGCCCAGCAGGCCCGGCGCATCCTGGACCGGCTGGTGGGATATCAGGTCAGCCCCTTCCTGTGGACCACCGTCCGCCGGGGGCTTTCGGCCGGACGGGTGCAGACCGTGGCCTTGCGCCTGATCTGCGAACGCGAGGATGAGATCACCGCTTTCAAACCCCAGGAATACTGGTCGCTGGCCGCCCGGCTGGAGGGGAAATCCAAATCTCCCTTTGAAGCATCGCTTTTAAAGATAGACGGCAAGAAGGCGGTTATCAAGGACGGCAAGACCTCCCAGGCCATCGTCAACGAACTTAATAAAGCACAGTTCGCCATCAGTACTATAGACGAGAAGGACCGCAAGCGCTCCACCTATCCGCCCTTTATCACCAGCACCCTGCAGCAGGCCGCCGCCCGGGCTTACGGCTACAGCGCCAAGAAGACCATGATGCTGGCCCAGCAGTTGTATGAGGGCGTGGACCTGGGAGAGGAGGGAGCGGTGGGTCTGATCACCTACATGCGCACCGACGCCGTCCGCCTGGCCACGGAGGCCGTAACCGCCGCCCGGGAACTCATCGCCAAAAAATACGGGCCGGAGTACCTGCCGCCCGAGGCCAATCATTACAAATCACGCAAGGGGGCCCAGGAGGGCCATGAGGCCATCCGCCCCACCATGGCCGACCACACCCCGGAGTCGGTAAAGAATTTTCTCAACATCGATCAGTTCAAACTTTACGGCCTGATCTGGAGCCGCTTCATCGCCTGCCAGATGACCCCGGCGGTCTATTCCACCAAGGCGGTGGACATCACCGCCGGCAAATATCTGTTCCGGGCCACCGGGTCAACCATGAAGTTCGCCGGATTTCTGGCCGCCTACGGGGTGCAGGAGGACGACTCAGGAGAATACGCCGATTCCAAGATGCTGCCGGAGCTGACCCCGGACGAGGCTCTCAAACTGCTGGAACTGCTGCCCAAACAGCATTTCACCGAGCCCCCGGCCCGTTACAACGAGGCCAGCCTGATCAAGACCCTGGAGGCCCAGGGTATCGGGCGGCCCTCCACCTACGCCTCCATTATCAGCACCCTGCTGGACCGCAAATATGTGGACCGGGAACAGAAACAGCTCAAACCCACCGAACTGGGACAGGTGGTCAGCAAGATCCTGGTGGAAAAATTCCCCCACATCTTCCAGGTGCAGTTCACCGCTGACATGGAGAACGAGCTGGACAAGATCGAGCAGGGCAAGCTGGACCGCATCCAGGTGCTGAAGGATTTTTACGAACCATTCTCCCGCGACCTGAACTCGGCCGAATCCTCCAAGGAGGAGATCAAGAAATCGCTGGTGGAACAGACCGACATCAAATGCCCCAACTGTCAGAGCCCGATGGTCATCAAATGGGGACGCTTCGGGCGGTTCTACGCCTGCTCCAACTATCCGGAGTGCAAGACCACCAAGCCTTTGGAAGAGGAGGAGGAACAGCAGAAGGCGGCGGAAGGCGTGGTATGCGATAAATGCGGCGGGCCGATGGTGCTCAAACGGGGCCGCTTCGGAAAATTTCTGGCCTGCTCCAACTATCCCCAGTGCAAGTCCATCAAGCCCATCTCCACCGGGGTGCCGTGCCCCGAGCCGGGCTGCGACGGACATCTGACCGAGCGCAAGACCAAAAAGGGGAAAGCGTTCTTTTCCTGTAGCAAATATCCCGAGTGCAAGTATGCGGTATGGAACAAGCCACTGCCGCAGAAATGCGAGAACTGCGGATTCGGGCATCTGGTGGAGAAATACACCAAGCAACGCGGGGCCTTCCCGGCCTGTCCCAAGTGCAAGTGGGAGCCGGAGGTCAAGGAAGAGAAAAAATAA